A single Mytilus trossulus isolate FHL-02 chromosome 12, PNRI_Mtr1.1.1.hap1, whole genome shotgun sequence DNA region contains:
- the LOC134693210 gene encoding retinal rod rhodopsin-sensitive cGMP 3',5'-cyclic phosphodiesterase subunit delta-like has product MPSKAEDIMKGFKLNWMNLRDADSGRILWQSSDDLSSPDKDHEARVPKKILKCKTVSREINFSSKEQMDKFRLEQKVYFKGKILEEWYFEFGFVIPDSTNTWQSVIEAAPESQMMPANVLNGNVIIETSFYDGDLLVSKSKVRIFYV; this is encoded by the exons ATGCCATCAAAAGCAGAGGACATAATGAAAGGATTCAAACT TAATTGGATGAATTTACGAGATGCTGACAGTGGTAGAATATTATGGCAGTCCAGTGATGATCT GTCATCTCCAGATAAAGATCATGAag ctCGTGTACCCAAGAAGatcttaaaatgtaaaacagtatccagagaaattaatttttcttcaaaGGAACAGATGGACAAATTTAGATTAGAACAAAAAGTTTACTTCAAAGGCAAAATTTTAGAAG aatggtATTTTGAATTTGGCTTTGTAATTCCTGATTCCACTAATACATGGCAGTCTGTGATAGAAGCAGCTCCAGAAAGTCAGATGATGCCAGCTAATGTTCTAAA tGGGAATGTCATAATAGAAACCAGTTTTTATGACGGAGATTTACTTGTCAGCAAATCCAAAGTTAGAATCTTCTATGTATGA